A region of Dermabacter vaginalis DNA encodes the following proteins:
- a CDS encoding PTS sugar transporter subunit IIB: protein MKHIAVVCGAGVATSSVIRKRIKAHYDVRGIDVNVTQATVMDMLSPQFSADAIVTTVTIPSSIGIPQLSGMPLLLGTDSSVTFEALDELLGFTSRREDPQA from the coding sequence ATGAAACACATTGCGGTTGTGTGCGGCGCCGGGGTAGCCACCTCGTCGGTGATCCGCAAACGCATTAAAGCGCACTACGACGTTCGCGGCATCGACGTGAACGTTACTCAGGCAACCGTGATGGATATGCTCTCGCCGCAGTTTTCTGCCGATGCAATCGTCACGACGGTCACCATCCCCTCCTCGATCGGCATCCCGCAGCTAAGCGGCATGCCGCTTCTGCTCGGCACAGATTCAAGCGTGACATTCGAGGCGCTCGACGAGTTGCTCGGCTTCACCTCGCGCCGCGAGGATCCGCAGGCCTAA
- the galE gene encoding UDP-glucose 4-epimerase GalE — protein MTTLVIGGAGYIGAHVVQLLLERGESVAVVDDLSTGFRNRIGDAPLIEQDVTADGAVEVLEREMRERGVKAVIHFAAHKQVGESVEKPEMYWHDNIGGLANVLDAAARAGVRDFVFSSSAAVYGMPDVDLVDEELECRPINPYGATKYVGEWMLADAERAHGMRTVALRYFNVAGAGSPELADTLVMNLVPIVLDALESGKTPKVFGNDYNTPDGTCIRDYVHVEDLADAHVAALGYLENDEREHRVFNVGTGKGSSVLEVIDAIARAKGVEIEPEMSPRRAGDPARLVCSTERIEKALGWKSSKDLDDIVRSAVEATTCH, from the coding sequence ATGACGACTTTGGTTATTGGTGGCGCAGGTTACATTGGCGCACACGTTGTACAGCTTCTTCTCGAGCGCGGCGAGTCCGTCGCGGTTGTCGACGATCTCTCGACGGGCTTTCGCAACCGCATCGGCGATGCCCCGCTCATCGAGCAGGACGTCACCGCCGACGGTGCCGTTGAGGTTCTCGAGCGCGAGATGCGCGAACGCGGCGTGAAAGCCGTGATTCACTTCGCGGCCCACAAGCAGGTGGGCGAATCCGTGGAAAAGCCGGAGATGTACTGGCACGACAACATCGGCGGCCTCGCGAACGTTCTCGACGCCGCCGCCCGCGCGGGCGTGCGCGACTTCGTGTTCAGTTCCTCCGCCGCCGTGTACGGCATGCCCGATGTCGACCTTGTGGATGAGGAACTCGAGTGCCGACCCATCAACCCCTACGGCGCGACCAAGTACGTGGGCGAATGGATGCTTGCCGACGCCGAGCGCGCTCACGGCATGCGCACCGTCGCCCTGCGCTACTTCAACGTGGCCGGCGCCGGTTCCCCGGAACTCGCCGACACCCTCGTGATGAACCTCGTGCCGATCGTGCTCGATGCCCTCGAGAGTGGCAAAACCCCGAAGGTGTTTGGCAACGACTACAACACTCCCGACGGCACCTGCATCCGCGACTACGTGCACGTCGAGGACCTCGCCGACGCGCACGTCGCGGCCCTCGGCTACCTCGAAAACGACGAGCGCGAGCACCGCGTATTCAACGTGGGCACTGGAAAGGGCTCGAGCGTTCTCGAAGTGATCGACGCGATCGCCCGTGCCAAGGGCGTGGAGATCGAACCCGAAATGTCGCCGCGCCGCGCGGGCGATCCCGCTCGTCTCGTGTGTTCCACTGAGCGCATCGAGAAGGCGCTTGGCTGGAAGAGCTCGAAAGATCTCGATGACATCGTGCGTTCGGCGGTCGAGGCGACGACCTGCCACTGA
- a CDS encoding LCP family protein, translating into MTVPESPEPSLPKRSAGRHRYARPTKADSIAQKNAQQRYEEAQREHGFDLSRRQASQFPKPGSTRAEAAVGTSTENAKPGSGARLAAGAAVTPLGDGVMRTEPLPNLRPRDHQNAAARENDDSIPTGAPASIGIGRRTSLEEGSLARASVWTASGSIFPGFGLIPTKWRGIGIALMAIVILIVGAIAALLAFGDPTTLVFRYGTRRPIVIGALVAVAVGTLVWVATIFVTNQLHNVREKLRGPARNASRALAYTLALIVALPGVYTAHSLYATQALLGNSKVFAGSEAHKLAPGKDPWANRERVNIMLLGQDAGPDRTGTRPDTIMVASIDTKTGRTALFSIPRNLQYVRFPKGSAPAEEFPDGFTYFGKDQNLINAVWSWAEGVRPDLFPGDDNPGLTATTMAVEETLGLKVDYYAMVNLQGFADLVDAIGGVDIEVERDIPIGGGASKVEGYVKKGWQHLDGFHALWYARSRHGSNDFDRNCRQQRIVRTVAEEANVSSLALNIPKLIGATERNIETDIPRSQVEAFADLAQRIQKGGFKSYPINPTVTHSGNPDYPYIKKWVQASIDDSMVGYGEVPVSGKPGGKAGSGTGVGAGARNSAPQRIRIVLPLEPTTDGDSSDDGSTDSGETKNPTVNQDPLAPCMPGNEDPMG; encoded by the coding sequence ATGACCGTGCCAGAATCGCCCGAACCCTCGCTGCCTAAACGCAGCGCGGGGCGACACCGATACGCGAGGCCTACCAAGGCCGATTCGATCGCACAGAAAAACGCCCAGCAGCGCTATGAAGAAGCACAGCGGGAGCATGGATTCGACCTCTCCCGCAGGCAGGCTTCTCAATTCCCGAAGCCCGGTAGCACGAGGGCTGAGGCTGCCGTCGGAACCTCTACCGAAAACGCGAAGCCGGGCTCCGGTGCCCGCCTCGCCGCCGGTGCGGCCGTGACCCCGCTCGGCGATGGCGTCATGCGCACCGAGCCGCTGCCGAACCTGCGCCCGCGTGACCACCAAAATGCTGCGGCACGCGAGAATGACGATTCGATTCCCACCGGCGCTCCCGCGAGCATCGGCATTGGCCGCCGCACGAGCCTCGAGGAAGGCTCGCTCGCGCGCGCGTCGGTGTGGACGGCAAGCGGCAGCATTTTCCCCGGGTTCGGGCTCATCCCCACGAAGTGGCGCGGGATTGGCATCGCGCTCATGGCGATCGTGATCCTCATTGTTGGCGCGATTGCCGCGCTCCTCGCCTTCGGCGACCCCACAACGCTCGTGTTCCGCTACGGCACGCGCCGCCCGATTGTGATCGGTGCGCTCGTCGCTGTTGCCGTGGGCACCTTGGTGTGGGTGGCAACGATCTTCGTCACGAACCAGCTCCACAACGTGCGCGAGAAGCTCCGCGGCCCCGCCCGCAACGCCTCGCGGGCCCTCGCCTACACGCTCGCCCTCATCGTGGCGCTTCCCGGCGTGTACACCGCGCACAGTCTCTATGCGACCCAGGCGCTGCTCGGCAACTCGAAGGTGTTCGCCGGCTCCGAGGCGCACAAGCTGGCGCCAGGCAAGGATCCGTGGGCGAACCGCGAGCGCGTGAACATCATGTTGCTTGGCCAGGATGCCGGTCCCGACCGCACGGGTACTCGCCCCGACACGATCATGGTCGCCTCGATCGATACGAAAACGGGCCGCACGGCGCTCTTCTCGATCCCTCGCAACCTTCAGTACGTGCGTTTCCCGAAGGGTTCGGCTCCTGCGGAAGAGTTCCCGGACGGCTTCACGTATTTCGGTAAGGACCAGAACCTCATCAACGCGGTCTGGTCGTGGGCCGAGGGCGTGCGCCCCGATCTGTTCCCGGGCGACGACAACCCTGGCCTAACCGCGACCACGATGGCCGTCGAGGAAACGCTTGGCCTCAAGGTCGACTACTACGCGATGGTGAACCTCCAGGGCTTCGCCGACCTCGTCGATGCGATCGGCGGCGTCGATATCGAAGTGGAGCGCGACATCCCGATCGGCGGCGGCGCGTCGAAGGTCGAGGGCTACGTCAAGAAGGGCTGGCAGCACCTCGATGGCTTCCACGCCCTGTGGTACGCCCGCTCGCGCCACGGCTCGAACGACTTCGACCGCAACTGCCGCCAGCAGCGCATCGTGCGCACCGTCGCGGAGGAAGCGAACGTGTCCTCGCTCGCGCTCAATATCCCGAAGCTGATCGGTGCGACCGAACGCAATATCGAGACGGACATCCCGCGCAGCCAGGTCGAGGCGTTTGCGGACCTTGCACAGCGCATCCAAAAGGGTGGCTTCAAGTCGTATCCGATCAACCCGACCGTGACGCATTCGGGCAACCCTGACTACCCGTACATCAAGAAGTGGGTGCAGGCGTCGATTGACGATTCGATGGTCGGCTACGGCGAGGTTCCCGTGAGCGGGAAGCCGGGCGGCAAGGCGGGCTCCGGCACGGGCGTGGGTGCGGGTGCTCGCAATTCGGCGCCGCAGCGAATCCGGATCGTGCTTCCGCTTGAGCCGACCACCGATGGCGACTCAAGCGACGATGGCTCGACAGACTCGGGCGAGACCAAGAACCCGACTGTTAACCAGGATCCGCTTGCACCGTGCATGCCGGGCAATGAGGACCCGATGGGCTAA
- a CDS encoding mycothione reductase produces MSAPEHFDIALIGSGSGNSFPGPEFAEKSIVYIDRGVGPENIFGGTCLNVGCIPTKMFVHTANIAQNARREHAEKFGVDAELGGVGFPAVRERVFSRIDPISHGGEEYRATHPDNANVTLLRGTARFVAPKRLAVETDNGTREITAETFLLAAGSRPAIPGIPGLKEATPLTSDTIMRLEELPESIAILGSGVIALEFAHILDAFGVDVHLIARSGTLLRAFDEDIARRITEVASARYTVHLNASTTRVRRTASGVEIDLEPSDPAADEAARTLTVADILVATGRTPNSDLLNAEAGGMSVDKAGRVMVDAHQRALDPRGQVLDGIYSIGDLSSPAQLKHVANYELKVARHNILNPHDLRRSDDMPIPAAVFTSPQIATVGMSEREAREWAATTGRQIRVARQEFADVAYGWAMELEAPGDFVKIIADAETGRILGAHIIGPEAATLIQVLIQAMSFDLSARDIATKQYWIHPAMPEVIENALLQLA; encoded by the coding sequence ATGAGCGCCCCAGAACACTTCGACATCGCCCTCATCGGTTCCGGCTCCGGCAATTCTTTCCCGGGACCCGAGTTCGCCGAGAAGTCCATCGTCTACATCGACCGCGGCGTGGGCCCCGAAAACATTTTCGGTGGAACGTGCCTCAATGTTGGCTGCATCCCCACGAAGATGTTCGTGCACACGGCAAACATCGCCCAGAATGCCCGCCGTGAACACGCCGAGAAGTTCGGGGTCGATGCTGAGCTGGGTGGCGTCGGATTCCCGGCGGTGCGCGAGCGGGTCTTCAGCCGGATTGACCCGATCTCCCACGGGGGTGAGGAGTACCGCGCCACCCACCCCGATAACGCGAATGTGACCCTCCTCCGTGGCACCGCCCGCTTTGTGGCCCCGAAACGCCTTGCCGTGGAAACCGACAACGGCACGCGCGAGATCACGGCCGAGACGTTCCTCCTCGCCGCAGGCTCCCGTCCCGCGATTCCCGGCATCCCCGGGCTGAAAGAGGCGACACCGCTCACGAGCGACACCATCATGCGCCTCGAGGAGCTTCCCGAGTCCATCGCGATCCTCGGCTCGGGCGTGATCGCCCTCGAATTCGCGCACATTCTCGATGCTTTCGGCGTGGACGTGCACCTCATTGCCCGTTCTGGGACCCTCCTTCGGGCCTTCGATGAGGACATCGCGCGCCGCATCACGGAGGTCGCTTCCGCGCGCTACACCGTGCACCTCAATGCCTCGACCACCCGGGTGCGGCGTACAGCAAGCGGGGTCGAGATTGACCTGGAACCGTCGGACCCCGCCGCCGACGAGGCGGCCCGAACCCTCACCGTCGCCGACATTCTCGTGGCGACCGGTCGCACCCCCAACAGTGACCTCCTGAATGCCGAGGCGGGCGGGATGAGCGTCGATAAAGCGGGGCGCGTCATGGTCGATGCCCACCAGCGAGCTCTCGACCCACGCGGCCAGGTGCTCGACGGGATCTACTCGATTGGTGACCTGAGCTCACCGGCGCAGCTCAAGCACGTCGCAAACTACGAACTGAAGGTTGCGCGTCACAACATCCTCAACCCCCACGACCTGCGCCGAAGCGACGACATGCCGATCCCCGCTGCCGTCTTCACCTCGCCACAGATCGCGACCGTGGGCATGAGCGAGCGCGAGGCGCGCGAGTGGGCGGCAACGACCGGGCGGCAGATTCGGGTGGCGCGCCAGGAATTTGCCGACGTCGCTTACGGGTGGGCGATGGAGCTCGAAGCACCGGGCGACTTCGTGAAGATCATCGCCGATGCTGAGACCGGGCGGATCCTCGGTGCCCACATCATCGGCCCCGAGGCTGCGACGCTCATCCAGGTACTCATCCAGGCGATGAGCTTCGACCTGAGCGCGCGCGACATCGCGACCAAGCAGTACTGGATTCACCCCGCCATGCCCGAAGTTATTGAAAACGCCCTGCTGCAGCTCGCCTAA
- a CDS encoding IMPACT family protein, whose translation MHEILETMPEASERMFLLTAPIENELVITKSRFIAYLAPVETVEEADEIIRERRAAHPNARHHCTALTLGTPVHLQRSNDDGEPSSTAGMPMAQALRGRHMTNILAVVTRYFGGIKLGAGGLVRAYGSAVTDALDAAAAKKLVRERVVRQVTDLEVGYELAGTFEASIRAWADNAKGVSIEGANYTASGLTLRFVHRVDAAPHLERAAAELSSGAVGAATVGYTYADVPARF comes from the coding sequence ATGCACGAGATTCTCGAGACCATGCCCGAAGCGAGCGAACGAATGTTCCTGCTTACGGCCCCCATCGAGAACGAACTCGTCATCACGAAATCCCGCTTCATCGCCTACCTCGCCCCGGTGGAAACGGTGGAGGAAGCCGACGAGATTATTCGCGAGCGCCGCGCCGCGCACCCGAATGCACGCCACCACTGCACGGCCCTCACGCTCGGAACGCCGGTACACCTCCAGCGCTCTAACGACGACGGTGAACCGAGTTCCACGGCCGGGATGCCCATGGCGCAGGCCCTGAGAGGGCGGCACATGACGAACATCCTCGCGGTGGTGACGCGCTACTTCGGCGGCATCAAGCTCGGGGCGGGCGGCCTCGTGCGCGCCTACGGAAGCGCCGTCACCGATGCCCTCGATGCCGCCGCAGCGAAGAAGCTCGTGCGCGAAAGAGTCGTTCGCCAAGTCACCGACCTCGAGGTCGGCTACGAACTCGCAGGCACGTTCGAGGCCTCGATCCGTGCCTGGGCCGACAACGCCAAGGGCGTGAGCATCGAGGGTGCCAACTACACCGCGAGTGGCCTCACCCTCCGCTTCGTGCATCGCGTGGACGCTGCTCCTCACCTGGAGCGTGCCGCCGCTGAACTTTCGAGCGGCGCCGTGGGCGCGGCAACCGTCGGATATACCTACGCCGACGTGCCCGCCAGATTTTAA
- a CDS encoding dicarboxylate/amino acid:cation symporter: MKKVLNSLLMKIAIAIVLGILVGLVAPDWLSRGAATFSKLFGNFLSFIIPLIIIGLITPAISEFGRGAGKWLGVTAALAYCSTLVAGTYAIAAGYLAFPALLGSSTKLGGVTEPKTSFEPYFEIAMDPIFGVMTALITSFVIGLGIVAVRATTIHEGFLELREIVNTTISKIIVPLLPLYIFTIFENMTAKKEVWDIIVKMLPIVVLAFVLTAIMLVLQFTAAGIAKGRNPLVMLGKMLPAYATALGTSSSAATIPVTTRCAEDAGVSKSVSNFVIPLCATIHLSGSTVKITLFAFAILWTTHGDYSFASLLGFVAMLGISMIAAPGVPGGAIVTASALLGEQLGFNESQVGLMVALYVALDSFGTATNVTGDGAIAAIVDRLSGGKVSDDADTDADTDAEKAEAGAKAETATDAPELPVEESTERVSGGSARA; encoded by the coding sequence ATGAAAAAGGTCCTGAATTCGCTGTTGATGAAGATTGCCATCGCGATCGTGCTTGGCATCCTCGTGGGGCTCGTGGCGCCCGATTGGTTATCGCGAGGAGCGGCAACGTTCTCGAAGCTTTTCGGCAACTTCCTGAGCTTCATCATTCCGCTCATCATCATCGGCCTGATCACTCCCGCCATTTCCGAATTCGGTAGAGGCGCCGGCAAGTGGCTCGGCGTGACTGCCGCGCTCGCCTACTGCTCCACCCTCGTGGCCGGCACTTACGCGATCGCCGCCGGTTACCTTGCCTTCCCGGCGCTGCTTGGGAGCAGCACGAAGCTCGGCGGGGTTACCGAGCCGAAAACGAGCTTCGAGCCGTATTTCGAGATCGCCATGGATCCCATCTTTGGCGTGATGACGGCGCTCATCACGAGCTTCGTGATCGGTCTGGGCATCGTGGCGGTGCGCGCCACTACCATTCACGAGGGTTTCCTTGAGCTGCGCGAGATCGTGAACACGACGATTTCGAAGATCATCGTGCCACTTCTACCGCTCTACATTTTCACCATTTTCGAAAACATGACCGCGAAGAAAGAAGTGTGGGACATCATCGTGAAGATGCTCCCGATCGTGGTGCTCGCCTTCGTGCTCACGGCGATCATGCTCGTTCTTCAGTTCACCGCTGCAGGTATCGCCAAGGGCAGGAACCCGTTGGTGATGCTCGGCAAGATGCTTCCCGCCTACGCCACCGCGCTTGGCACGAGCTCGAGCGCAGCGACCATTCCTGTCACGACCCGCTGCGCGGAAGACGCCGGGGTGTCGAAGTCCGTCTCGAACTTCGTGATTCCGCTGTGCGCGACGATCCACCTTTCGGGCTCGACCGTGAAGATCACCCTGTTCGCCTTCGCAATTTTGTGGACCACGCACGGCGACTACAGCTTCGCGAGCCTCCTCGGCTTCGTCGCGATGCTCGGTATTTCGATGATCGCCGCGCCCGGCGTACCCGGCGGCGCGATCGTGACGGCTTCGGCGCTTCTCGGTGAGCAGCTCGGCTTCAACGAATCGCAGGTGGGCCTCATGGTGGCCCTCTACGTGGCGCTCGACTCGTTCGGCACCGCCACGAACGTCACGGGTGACGGCGCGATCGCCGCGATCGTGGATCGCCTCTCGGGCGGCAAGGTCAGCGATGATGCCGATACCGATGCCGATACCGATGCCGAGAAGGCGGAAGCTGGGGCTAAAGCGGAAACGGCCACCGACGCGCCTGAGCTCCCCGTGGAGGAATCGACCGAGCGCGTCTCGGGAGGATCCGCTCGGGCTTAG
- the pabB gene encoding aminodeoxychorismate synthase component I, with translation MSVLIVDNHDSFTFNIAHLVAEASGTMPNVVLASASRPSLDGVSHVIIGPGPGTPHNPGDLGCSLDVYRAALERDIPVLGICLGLQLMAVAHGGRVGNAPTPMHGLEDALRFTAAAASDPVFANLPRELRIVRYHSLAIAECPPDLEVLGSTPDGAIQAARLHGKNVWGVQFHPESIRTEGGLDLMRAFLNVRGGADDSPATVGPEESAVMTGQTPGPAASQPGSVPATHTLLLGSEVRVEDVFTEAEALYRDLFSPLERAVWLDSASEDHRSRFSIMGACDGPGSHLFEYRVPKADRVEGVPAKGGFFDELRGKLRQVRLDEGGQRAAQNLGGFALGYVGYLGYGLGAETLGLEREPRVGMENDAHLVFLARALVIDHDRGTARAVALAELDELAGHPGTVEEQQSWIVETTRNMISVLARAREAHEGSRGGEAEAGVGTAPAPAYRHAPAHYAALIARCQELIHEGESYELCLTNEAHVPGEFDPLEVYSRLRRVARVPYGALLQCGKWSVASASPERFLEVSAEGVCESRPIKGTAPRSEDPEEDARLCAELASSRKDRAENLMIVDLVRHDLSRVCEAGSVKVPHIYQVESFPTVHQMISTITGRLSPGRTALDAIEAAFPGGSMTGAPKLRTVQLLRELEGGPRGIYSGAIGWISPNGAASLSIVIRTAVLDEAGARFGVGGAITRLSDATAEIEETFTKARTVRASLA, from the coding sequence ATGAGCGTTCTCATCGTTGACAACCACGACTCATTCACGTTCAACATCGCGCACCTCGTTGCCGAAGCCTCGGGCACCATGCCGAACGTTGTACTCGCGAGCGCATCGCGCCCGAGCCTCGACGGCGTGAGCCACGTGATCATCGGCCCGGGCCCCGGCACTCCGCACAATCCGGGCGACCTCGGCTGTTCGCTCGACGTGTACCGCGCAGCACTCGAGCGCGATATTCCCGTGCTCGGTATTTGCCTGGGCCTGCAACTCATGGCCGTCGCCCACGGCGGGCGCGTGGGAAATGCGCCCACCCCCATGCACGGCCTCGAGGATGCGCTGCGCTTCACGGCCGCTGCCGCAAGCGACCCGGTGTTTGCCAACCTTCCACGTGAGCTGCGCATCGTGCGCTACCACTCGCTCGCGATCGCTGAATGCCCGCCTGACCTGGAGGTACTCGGCTCCACGCCCGATGGCGCGATCCAAGCCGCGCGCCTGCATGGGAAGAACGTTTGGGGCGTGCAGTTCCACCCCGAATCGATTCGCACCGAGGGCGGCCTCGACCTCATGCGCGCCTTCCTCAACGTGCGAGGCGGGGCCGACGATAGCCCGGCTACCGTCGGACCCGAAGAATCTGCGGTGATGACCGGCCAGACTCCGGGCCCGGCGGCGAGTCAACCTGGCTCGGTGCCCGCGACCCACACCCTGCTGCTTGGCAGCGAGGTGAGGGTGGAGGATGTGTTCACCGAGGCCGAGGCGCTCTACCGCGACCTTTTCTCACCGCTCGAACGGGCGGTGTGGCTCGATTCGGCAAGCGAGGATCACCGCTCGCGCTTCTCGATCATGGGCGCGTGCGACGGCCCAGGCTCGCACCTTTTCGAGTATCGAGTGCCCAAGGCGGACCGCGTGGAGGGCGTTCCCGCGAAGGGCGGCTTCTTCGATGAACTTCGAGGCAAACTGCGCCAGGTGCGGCTCGATGAAGGAGGGCAGCGCGCTGCCCAAAACCTCGGCGGTTTCGCCCTGGGGTACGTGGGCTACCTCGGCTACGGGCTTGGTGCCGAAACCCTTGGCCTCGAGCGCGAGCCTCGCGTGGGCATGGAAAACGATGCTCACCTGGTGTTTCTCGCGCGCGCGCTCGTGATCGATCACGATCGTGGCACGGCGAGGGCCGTGGCGCTCGCGGAGCTCGACGAGCTCGCGGGTCACCCCGGAACCGTGGAGGAGCAGCAATCGTGGATCGTGGAGACGACCCGAAACATGATCAGCGTGCTCGCAAGGGCGAGAGAAGCGCACGAGGGAAGTCGGGGCGGTGAGGCGGAAGCTGGCGTCGGAACGGCACCCGCGCCCGCCTACCGACACGCCCCCGCCCACTACGCTGCGCTCATCGCGCGCTGCCAGGAACTCATTCACGAAGGCGAAAGTTACGAACTGTGCCTCACGAACGAGGCGCATGTGCCGGGGGAGTTCGACCCGCTCGAGGTGTACTCGCGGCTGCGTCGCGTGGCGCGTGTGCCGTATGGCGCGCTTCTTCAATGTGGGAAGTGGAGCGTGGCAAGCGCGTCGCCCGAGAGGTTCCTCGAGGTGAGCGCCGAGGGAGTGTGCGAATCGCGCCCGATCAAGGGAACGGCGCCGCGCTCCGAAGATCCCGAGGAGGATGCGAGGCTGTGCGCCGAGCTTGCCTCAAGTCGCAAGGACCGGGCCGAAAATCTCATGATCGTCGACCTCGTGCGGCACGACCTCTCGCGTGTGTGCGAGGCGGGAAGCGTGAAGGTGCCGCACATCTACCAGGTGGAATCCTTCCCCACGGTGCACCAGATGATCTCCACCATCACCGGTAGGCTCTCGCCCGGCCGCACCGCCCTCGACGCCATCGAGGCAGCGTTCCCCGGCGGCTCCATGACGGGCGCGCCGAAACTCCGCACGGTGCAGCTTCTTCGCGAGCTCGAGGGCGGGCCGCGCGGCATCTACTCCGGGGCGATCGGCTGGATCTCGCCAAACGGGGCGGCATCGCTCAGCATCGTGATCCGCACGGCGGTGCTCGATGAGGCCGGTGCTCGATTCGGGGTGGGTGGCGCGATCACTCGCCTGAGCGACGCCACGGCCGAAATCGAGGAGACCTTCACGAAGGCCCGCACGGTGCGGGCAAGCCTCGCGTGA
- a CDS encoding aminotransferase class IV: MPLVDSFLVRDGRAVAPSAHRERMRESAHELWGAEIAGPSIDDAVAALYEQAAHTLGGAPGLFFPKLTLEQRGGELRSDVNARPIAESRLETTAHLIAYPGRDERTRPRLKGPDFAWQERVRAWALERGASDALLRARSAGVSSAGKSDGTSHPLAPQLHYSETAYGSVALWSNGVLVTSSETDRLSSITERLIVEIARERGHETLAAPLTKKRLLEADAVWLLSSLHGVREATVGLTDLPAPHIADTYAPPRGTFAPAARDFQDALWERAEPLRELCA; encoded by the coding sequence GTGCCACTCGTTGATTCCTTCCTCGTGAGGGACGGCCGTGCGGTGGCTCCGAGCGCCCACCGGGAGCGCATGCGCGAGTCGGCGCACGAGCTGTGGGGCGCCGAGATAGCAGGACCCTCGATCGACGACGCCGTCGCGGCGCTCTACGAACAAGCCGCGCACACACTCGGGGGAGCACCTGGCCTGTTCTTCCCCAAACTCACCCTCGAGCAACGTGGCGGCGAGCTCCGATCCGATGTCAACGCGCGGCCAATCGCGGAGTCTCGACTCGAAACTACCGCGCACCTGATCGCCTACCCCGGAAGGGATGAGCGCACCCGCCCGCGCCTCAAAGGCCCCGATTTCGCCTGGCAGGAGCGGGTGCGCGCGTGGGCACTTGAGCGTGGGGCGAGCGACGCACTCTTGCGTGCACGCTCAGCGGGAGTGAGCAGCGCCGGAAAGTCCGACGGCACCTCGCACCCCCTCGCCCCTCAACTCCACTACAGCGAAACCGCCTACGGGAGCGTCGCCCTATGGTCGAACGGTGTGCTCGTCACCAGCAGTGAAACCGACCGTCTGTCAAGCATCACCGAACGCCTGATCGTGGAGATCGCGCGCGAGCGCGGCCACGAAACCCTCGCGGCCCCCCTCACAAAAAAGCGCCTCCTTGAGGCCGATGCCGTGTGGCTCCTCAGTTCACTGCACGGTGTGCGCGAGGCAACTGTCGGACTCACGGACCTCCCCGCCCCGCACATTGCCGATACTTACGCCCCACCCCGCGGCACCTTCGCTCCCGCCGCGCGGGATTTCCAGGACGCGCTGTGGGAGCGCGCCGAACCGCTAAGGGAGCTTTGCGCATGA
- a CDS encoding Fic family protein, with protein MTSRRARERGTGTYFVTSPARISTLTLNLPSGLAAHIADAENALASFDEHSSATFGSLGQPLGPMSSILLRSESASSSQIENLTVGARQLALAVLNENTSSHASLVLGNVRSMEAALSLAESLDVDALLEMNAALLPDGGGLRESLVWVGSSSFSPVGAAHVAPHASAVPEALDDLIAFARRTDMPVLLQAAIAHAQFETIHPFIDGNGRVGRALVHAMLAHHGLVTSTTVPISGGLLRNTKRYFDALTAYREGNAAPIIECFADAALVSARDGRELADRLSHIARDAENTLRNAGVRRHSYAYPLVQVLVGQPVVNTVFVREKLGVNTSVAQRAITTLTELDILTERTGRKRGRVWHCTAIIDALEEYAERSRRT; from the coding sequence ATGACCTCGCGTCGCGCCCGTGAGCGCGGCACTGGAACATACTTCGTCACGAGTCCAGCGCGCATTTCCACGCTGACACTCAATTTGCCCTCCGGCCTCGCTGCTCATATTGCCGACGCCGAGAACGCACTCGCGAGTTTCGACGAGCACAGCTCCGCAACCTTCGGATCTCTTGGCCAACCGCTAGGTCCGATGTCGAGCATCCTTTTGCGGAGCGAAAGCGCCTCGAGCTCACAGATTGAAAATCTCACGGTTGGCGCACGACAGCTCGCTCTCGCCGTACTGAACGAAAACACGAGTTCTCATGCCTCGCTCGTGCTCGGAAACGTTCGCAGCATGGAGGCAGCGCTCTCACTCGCCGAGAGCCTCGACGTTGATGCTCTCCTCGAGATGAATGCCGCACTCTTGCCCGACGGTGGAGGCCTACGCGAGAGCCTTGTGTGGGTGGGCAGTTCGAGCTTCTCCCCCGTGGGCGCCGCGCACGTCGCCCCTCACGCCAGCGCTGTACCCGAGGCGCTCGATGATCTCATCGCGTTCGCACGGCGCACCGACATGCCCGTTCTCCTCCAGGCCGCCATCGCTCACGCCCAGTTCGAAACAATCCACCCCTTTATCGACGGCAACGGGCGCGTTGGCAGGGCACTCGTGCACGCAATGCTCGCTCACCACGGGCTCGTGACCTCCACGACTGTGCCCATTTCCGGCGGCCTTCTGCGAAATACGAAGCGCTACTTCGATGCGCTGACCGCCTATCGCGAAGGAAATGCCGCCCCCATCATTGAATGTTTTGCCGATGCCGCGCTTGTGTCAGCACGCGACGGCCGCGAACTCGCCGACCGTCTCAGCCACATCGCCCGCGATGCAGAAAACACGCTTCGTAACGCCGGAGTTCGGCGCCACTCATACGCCTACCCACTCGTCCAGGTCCTTGTGGGGCAGCCCGTGGTCAACACAGTTTTCGTGCGCGAAAAGCTCGGCGTCAACACTTCCGTTGCACAGCGAGCGATCACCACTCTCACCGAGCTCGACATTCTCACTGAACGCACGGGGCGCAAGCGAGGGCGCGTGTGGCATTGCACGGCCATCATCGATGCGCTCGAGGAATACGCGGAACGCTCACGCCGGACGTGA